The sequence GCCGCAGTGGAACTGCGGCGGAAATCGACCAGGTGTTGGGAAGGCCGAACATGCCTCGTCTGCAAACACGGGAAGCACCCATGGCCGTGGTGGCGATCGACGCGGGACGGCTCCTGGATGACTCGCCCTTCCTCTCGCTGGACCCCGCGGACGACCTCGGCTGCCGCGGCTCCCGGCATGTGTTCGCGATCCTGGAGCCGGTCGACGATGTCCCGGGAGTGGAGTCAGCCGCCCGCGAGGTGCTGGACCTGATCCATGAGGAGATGGCGCGGCGGGGCGGGCAGTCTCCGACGGCTGCGCTCCTCGCGGCGGTCGAGGCCGCCAACGGGTGGCTGTGTGCCGCGAATGTCGACCGGCCGCTGACGCACAGGCTGCGCTTCGGTCTGACGCTGTTGGTGGCGCGGGACGATGACCTCTACCTGGCCCAGGTGCCGCCGAGTCAAGTCCTGATCGGCCAGGAAGGCGTGCTCTACGCCTTTCCCTCCCTCGAGACGTGGCGGGGGCGCCATCGGCTGGATGAGACGGCACAGCCCCTCGGCCAGTTCCCGGAGATCGAGCCGGAGCTGTACCACACACGCATTGAGCGTGGCGACATGATCACCCTGGTGTCGACCGGCCTGGCGCGGGCCATCGACCTGGCGCCCCAGGACGTCTTCGTCGAGGGGGATGCCGCGGCCGTCGCGGAGCACCTCGTGGGGTTGATCGAAACCTTCGGCGTGAGTGATGCCTACGGCGCGGCGATCGCGGTCACTGCGGCGGGCGCCGGAGGGGGGCAGCACTCGCAGATCAGCTTCCTGCGGCGCGCAGCCGAGGTGTTCAGCCACCTCCTGCCGGAGGAGACGGCGCGCCGATTTCAATCCAGGGCGAAACAGTCTCACGAGGCGCTTGACCTGAGCCCGCAGGGGGTGCACACTGGGGTAACCCCAGTAGACGCGCCGGACATCGAACCCGGCTACGCCGCACCTGACGAATTCGCCGCTGGGGCGGATCAGGTAGGGTGGAACGGGCCGCTGGAGGACGACCAGGACGACGCGCCCGTGGTAGGCTTTTCGGGGAGTGACGGCGCCTTCTGGGTTCCGGGCGCGCGGTATGGGGTGGACAGGGATGCCGCCGCGCCCGAGTGGGATGGGGACGAACCGCTCGCCGAGGCTGAGTCCGACGCGGACGACGGGGAAGGGAGACGAACGCTGAGCGAGCTACTCGCTGCTGCTGTGCTGGCGCTCTCTGCCGCCGTCGTAGGTGTCTGGCAGCTCACCGTCAGCCGTGACCGGCCCGTGGGGCCGCCGCGGGACGACGGGACGCTCGGCCTGCCCCGTCTCGACCGCTACGCCGACCGCCCCCGCATGCCCGACCTGGCGGGGGTACGCAGCCGGCTCCCGCGCGTGCCCGCCGGCCGCCTGACCGGTGCGGTCACCCTGATCCTGGTTCTGTGTCTGGCCGGTGCGCTGGTCTTCTCCGTTCAATCGAGTCGCGCGCGGGCGCGTGAAGCGAAGATCGAACAACTCTTCCAGGAAGCGGTGGAGTTCCGTCAGCAGGCGGCGCAACTGACCGTGCCGATCGCGGCCCACGCGCACCTCGAGGCGGCTGAGTCGCGGATCCAGCTTGCCCTGGAGTCCGGGCTGGACCAGGCCCGCGCAGAGCAGGAGCTGGCGGCGATCGCCACCGCGCGGGATCAAGCGCTGGGCATCCAGCGCCTGACCAACATCCAGTTGCTGGGTGGTGTCCCGGCTGCACCGGAGGGCGTCTCGCCGCGCATCTTCTTCGGCAACGGGCAACTCTATGTGTTCACCGACGCGCTCTACCGGCTCGACAGCGACGGGGAAACGCTGATCCGCCTGCTCGCGCCGGAGGACGTCGTGGGCGGCGAGCCGGTCGGCACGCTCCTCGGCGCGGCATGGGGTGACGGTAGCCCCGTGGCTTTCTCCGGCACGGCCGCGTTCCTGTTCGACCCGACGACCGCGACCTGGCAACGCCAGCCCCTGGGGACGTTCGGAACGCCCTACAGTGGCATCGTTCAGTCGAACGGCTACGCCGGCAATCTCTACCTGCTCTCGCCCGGCTCCGGGCAGATCCTCAAGTTCGCCGCCGGCGCGTTCGGGCAGCAGCCGGAGGACTGGACCGCCGGACTGGCGGCCAATGACCTGATGTCTGCGGTCGATATGGAGATCGATGGTCGCATCTACGTGCTGCTGGCCGACGGTCGCATCCTCGACTTCTACATGAGCGCGCTGGACCACACCTACACGCCGTCGGTCACCCCGGCGATTCGCGACGCCGTGGCGTTGTCGGCACAGGCAGGGCGGCCGTACATGTACGTGGCGGACGGCGAGAATCGCCTGCTGCGGCTGACGCGGGACGGCGCGGTCGTGCAGCAGTTCATGGCCGGGTCAGGCGTGCCGGAGCTGGCCAACATTCGCGACATCGCCGTCGACGACGTGCTGGGTGTCGCCTACGTCCTTACCGATCAGGCGCTCCTCCAGGTGCGCCTCCCCGCCCCGCCCCAGGAGGGCGCAACTCACTGACGACGTTGCTGAACCGGCCGGGCGCGAAGCCCGGCCGGTTTCGTCATGGGTGAATCGGATCGCGCACGATTCAAAACCTCACCCTGCACACGATTCGCAACCTATCCCCAGATGCGACGTTCTCCTATCAGATAGTCAATGATGAACGCGTATGAGGGGAGAGCGACGCTGCGACGCAAATGGGTACTGCTGGCAGTGGTGGTCGTCCTGCTGATCGGGGCCGGTCCGGTCGGTGCAGCGGACATCCTGCACGACACGGTCGACAAGGTCTTCCTTGAGCAACGGCTCAAGGGGCTGATCGGGAAGACCGGACTTGATCCGTTCGACCCGGTGAGCCCGCTCGCCGAGGCGCGGGTGCTGGACATTGAGCGGGGCGGGCGCGGTGAGTACGACGCGGCTCTGATCCGCTTCATCTATGAGGACGGCCGCAGCCGTGACGTTCGGGTGTGGCTGTCGCATCCATACCGCCTCCGGCCCGGCTGGCAGTATACCGGCCTCGATCGCTACAACACGCCGCATGAAGAGTTGCCCGGCTTGCTCCTCGATTCACCCGACGCACCAGTCCGGCTGGGCACCCCGCGTCGCCTCGATCACGCGGACCCGGTGTTCACCGGGGTCGCGGGCTTCGATTCGTCGCCGCCCGGCGGTGTCGACCGCTTGATCTGGTCACCGCAGGGGGATGCTGTGATCGTGTCGCAAGGCATACCCCACGAGATACGACTCGTCCTCCTGCCTGTGGACGGTGGAGAGCCGCTCACGTTGCCGGGTGGGGCTGTGACGCTTCCCGAGTGGACGGCGGACGGCTCGGGGATCGTCTACGCGAGATATGACGGAGGGCCCGATCCGGTGCTCACGATGGTGGACCGCGCGGGAACCGTCGTCTGGCGCGAGGTGGGCGGCGAGGTGCACGGGTACGCTCCCGTGCCCGACGGCGTGCTCATCGTGCGCTCCGGCGCGCTCTGGCACATCCCGGTCGGTGCGACCGGCGATGTGACGGCTCGCCGGCTGATCGATCTCCCTGCCGGTTGGTCTTCGGGTGTCCTCGCTCCCGATCCGAGCGGGAACCGCCTGGCGTACACCTGCGGGAGTGACCTCTGCTTGTTCGATCGCTCCACTGGTTGGTCCCAGCGCGTGGAATTGCCGTATCCGGAGCCGGGTATTGTGCGTGACCCGGATGGAACATGGCGCCCCCCGTCGCGTGGACGGGCACATGTTCTCAACCTGAAGTTGCGGATCGCCTGGAGCCCCGACGGCCAGCGCGTGGCCCTGGTTCAGTCCGACCAAAATGCGCGCCCGTTGCTGCTGCTCTTCGACCGCGACGGCTCCTTGGTGCAGCGAATCCCGCTCGGGCCTGACGGGTGGGTCGTCGATCCCCAGTGGACGCCGGACAGCGAGCTGCTGTTCCTTCAGACCTACCCGGCCAATGGCCGGCGCCTGGTGGTGGTCGACGCCGACTCGGGCGTGGTCTACGACCTCAGTCAGCCCGGTTGGCATGCATCGGGCAGTCTCTCTCCAGCCGGCGATCGCCTGATCGTAACCGGGTGGGAGCCCGCGCTGTGGGTCGTGCCGTTCGAGCGGCAGTGATGCTAGCCGCCGACAGGGGTGAGGTCGGCGATGGGCACCGTCACCTCGGTGCCGGTGTCGAGGCGGACGGTCGCATGCCAGTGCCGCGTCGAGACGGACAGGAGGATGCCGGGGCCGTCGGGCGTCTGGACCCGGCGGCCGATGCGGGGAAGTCCCTCGGGTGCGAAGGTCTCGGAGCCGAGTGTATCGAAGCGCGCGGCGACGATGACGTCGAGGTCGTCCTCTTGGATGCGGAGCCGGCCGACGCCGCCGAAGAGGTGTTCGGCGGCTGGCTCGAGTGGCCCCTCCCGTTCCGGGTGCACCGGCAGGCCCAGTGCGCCGGCCAGGGTGCTCGCGAGCACGGCCATCTGTTCCTCGTCACCGCGGTACGACACCAGCGCGGTGGCGCCGTCCAGGGTGAAGCGCAGGCCGGTCAGGAAGGCGGGCAGCCCGGCCTCGCGCACGACGTCGAGGGCGCGGTCGAGTGCCGCGCGTGCCTGCTCGGTCAGCTCGGCCACCCGCGCGATCTCCTCCGCCGAGAGGCGGCGGGTGACGGCGGGGAGTGGGCGGGGCAGGCGCTCCATGGCCACCTGCTGCGGCGTCACGACCACCTGAGCGGGCTCCTCCCCGGCCGGGCCGGGGATGGCAATCCATTCGCCGAGGACCGGGTCCGGCACGCGGGCCTCACAGAAGCGCAGGCGGCCGAGTCCTGGTGTGCGGGCGCCGAGGACCGGGATGGTTGTTCTCGCTGATTGGTTGGGATTCATCGCGGCTGAGGCCATTGGGTCACCATGTGGTCGAGTACCAATCGTGGCTGCGCGTTGATGGCGAGGTCGCCGAGCGCCTGGAGGGTGGCGACGACCCCGCGGTGGATCTCGGCCAGCGTCCACTGCCGCGCGAGCCGGGCCAGGCGATCACGCCGGTCGGCGTTGACGATGGCGTCGTCACAGCCACCCGCGAGCAGGAGCAGGTCGCGCCACAGCCCGAGCAGGAGGTCGATCTGCCGCTCGACCACGTCGCGCTGGCCGCGACGGTAGGTATCGGCCAGGCGCCGGGCCCCGGCGATGGCCGCGAGCGGGCTCTCGATCATCTCCAGCCCGGCGTCGACCGCCTGACGCCGCGCGTTGAGCGCCTCGGGGTCCGCCGCGAGCGCCAGCGCGTGGCCGATGCGCCCGCGGGACAGGCTCGCAATCGTCGCAGCGTCCTCCGGCGGGATGCCGCGCCGGGTCAACTCGGCGGCAACGGCACTGCGGCTTAGCGGCTCGAGCGGCACGGGCTGGCAGCGTGAGCGGATCGTCTCCGGGAGGGCCTCCGCCTCGGTGGCGATGAGGATGAGGACGACGAAGGGCGGCGGCTCCTCCAGCGTCTTGAGCAGCGCGTCAAAGGCGTCGCGGGAGAGGAGGTCGCTTTCGGCGATGATGGCGACGCGCCAGCGGCCCTCCATCGGCCGCAGGGAGATCGATGCGCGAAGGTTGCGGACGGTCTCGATGGAGATGCGGGTGTGCTTCCCGTCGCCGCGCTCCTCGGTGGCCGCCTGGGTCTCGCGGCTGATGACTGACACGTCCGGGTGGACTCCCCGCTCCACCCGCTGGCAGGCAGAGCAGCGGCCGCAGGGGCGTTCGTCTGCTGGCGCCTCACAGAGGAGCGCCTGGGCGAAGATGCGCGCCAGCGTGAAGCGGCCGATCCCCTCGGGACCGGAGAAGAGATAGGCGTGCGCCACCTGGCCCGTGCGAGCTGCACGGGCGAGCATCTCAACGGCGACGGTATGGCCGACGATCGGCCAGGGGGTGGCGGCAATCTCCATCGTCTGTCCCGCGTCGCTTCGGGTTCCGCCTAGACCTCTGCGCGCCGGGCGTTGGGGTCGCGGCTCGGGATCGAGATCGGCCCCTCGACCTCTTCGCCCTCCGAGAGGGCGGCGATGATCTCCTCGCGCTGCTTGTTGTGCAGGAGGGCTTCGGTCCCCAGGTCGCGCACTGCTGCCAGGAGTTCATCCCCACGGACCACGGTCAGGTCGGACGAGATGACCTCCAACTGGACCTGCGGGTGGACGAAGACGATCATGCCGTCGATCAGGTCGGCGCCGGGCAACTGCCGAGACTCCAGGAATTGCTTGAGGGCTTCCTGCTGGCGCTGGTTCTCGAGGGTAGGGTTGCCGAGCGGCGGCCCTGCCAGGTTGAATAGTGCCAGCCAGCGGCGACCGAGCCGGCGCCAGCGGTTGTTCTCGACGCGTACGCCGCCGAAGACCAGGCGCGTGGTCAGGACGACCAGACCGCCCGGGTAGACCAGGACGTGCTCCGGGGCGAAGCCCGGGATCTGCGGGTAGTGGATCAGTGTGTAGCGGTCGTTGAGCCGGCGCAGGTGCTGGTCGAGGATCTCATCCGGTCGTGGGCTGCGGCCCCACTTGGCGAGTTGTTGCATGCCGGTGTTGAACAGGATAAAGCCCACGATCAGGACCGCGTAGGCCAGCACGATGAGTTGCGTCTGCAAGGTAAGCGGGAACGAGGCGAAGAGCCCGAGCAGGCCCGTCAGCACCATCAGTCGCGCCGTGCGGCGGCGCTGTCGCATGAACCCGCGGTGGACGACCAGCCGCATCGACGAACTCCCGCCTTCCCGCGTCGTCCGCGAAAATCATGGGGAATGCCGACCGATTCCCTCCCAGCGGAGTCTAGCACGGGCCGTGGTCGCCGAACCAGCCCCGTGGCTGGGGCCGGCTGCGCACGACATTGCGTGGAGGGCCGCACCGTGGTAACAGGCCGATATCAAGCGCGAAGGAACGGCTGATGAGCGAGACCGGGGGCGACATCGACATCACCACGATCGTCGTCTCCTGGAACACGCGCGACCTGCTGGCGCGCTGCCTGGCGTCGGTCGAGCGCGAGTTGGAGGCGACCGGGCTCCGCGGCGAAATCGTGGTGGTCGACAACGCCTCGACCGACGGGACGGCGAAGATGGTGCGGGAGCGCTTCCCGGCCGCGTCGCTGGTGGCGCTGGAAGAGAACCGGGGCTTCGCGGCGGCCAACAACCTGGCCCTGGCGCGGGCCCGTGGCGCGGCCGTGTTGCTGCTGAACCCCGATGCCGAGTTGCTCCCCGGTGCGCTGGATGCTCTGTGGCGGGCTCTGCATGCGGCGCCGCACGTCGGGATGGCCGGCGCGCTCCTGTTGAACCCGGACGGCACAGTGCAGTCGGCGGGGTATCGTTTCCCGGGGCTGACGCAGGTCCTGCTTGACTTCTTCCCGATCCACCCGCGCCTCGTCGGCTCGCGCCTGAACGGTCGGATCTCCCCGGGAGATGGGCTCAGCCCGGTTGCCATCGACCACCCGCTGGGGGCCTGTATGCTGGTCCGTCGGGAGGTGGTCGATACGGTTGGCGGGATGGATGAGGGATACTTCCTCTACAGCGAGGAGATTGATTGGTGCCGGCGGATCGCCCGGGCAGGGTGGACGATCGTGACCGCTCCCGCCGCGCGGGTGATCCACCACGGCGGGCAGAGTACGAGTCAGGTACCCGACGCCATGTTCCTTCAGCTCCACCGCAGTCGCGCCCGCTACTTCCGGCGCTACCACTCGCCCCGCTTCGTCCGCGCCGTTGCGCTGGCTGCGCGTGCCGCGGCGGTGGTCGAGACGCTGCGGGGTGGACCGCGTGCTTCGGCACTGCGGGAGGTCGCGGGCATCTACGCCGTCGCGGAGGCGGCCGATGCCTGAGGGTAACGGGCCCCTGCCGCTGGCCGTCGTCGTGCTGACGCGCGACGAGGAGCGTCACCTGCCTGATTGCCTGGCGAGCGTGCAGGGCCTGGTAACGGCGGGCGCGCTGCTGTTCGTCCTCGACTCGGAGAGCACCGACCAGACGGTGGCGATTGCCCGGCGATTCGGCGCCCGCGTCGCCGTGCGGCCCTTCGACGGCTACGCGAGCCAGCGGCAGGCCGCGCTCCGTATGGTCGACCGGCCGTGGGTTCTGTTCCTCGACGCCGACGAACGGCTGAGCCCGGCATTGACGGCGGAGGTGATCGACGCCGTGCGCACGGGGTCGCCCGACGTGGCGGGCTACTGGCTGCCCCGTCGGAACTGGATCCGGGGGCGGGAGATGCGGGGCGGCGGTTGGTGGCCGGACTACCAGCTCCGGCTCCTGCGCCGCGACCGCGCACACTATCGCGTCGGGCGCGAGGTCCACGAAATCGTGGATCTGGATGGCCCGGCGGGGTGGCTCTCGGAACCGCTGCTGCACCTGAACTACGACAGCCTACGGGAGTTCCGCGCCAAGCAGGCGCACTACGCGCGGATGCGCGCGGAGTCGCTGCGGGCGGCCGGGCAGTTCCCGCGACGACGCACCTACATCGGCCAGCCGGCGCGCGAGTTCTTCCGCCGTGTCGTTCGCCTGCGTGGCTACCGGGACGGGCCACTTGGCTTGGTTCTCGCCGCCATCCTGGCGTGGTACGAGTTGCGCACCTGGATCTGGGTAGGCCCGCCCCCGCCGCCCGAGGCGTCCAGCGTGGAGCCAATCGCGCTGCCGCTGCCGGAGATCGACCTGAGCGTCGTGATCGTCAGCTACAACGTGCGCGACCTGCTGCTGGACTGCCTGACCTCGCTCGAGGCGGCCTTTGCGGCGGGTGGCATGACGACCGAGATCATCGTGGTCGACAACGCCTCCTGCGACGGTACCGCCGAGGCGGTGCGGCGTCGTTTCCCGTCGGTCCGGGTCGTCGAAGCCGGAGCGAACCGGGGCTTCGCCGCCGGGTGCAACATGGGGATCCGGCTGGCGCGCGGTCGTGCCATCGCCCTGCTCAATCCGGACACCACAGTGGTTGGCGATGCGCTCGGCACGCTGGCCCGTTACCTGGAGGAACACCCGGATGTCGGCGTGGCCGGCCCGCGTGTCTACCGCCCGGACGGGACCACCCAACCGACCCGGCGTCGCTTCCCGACGCTGGCGACCGGCCTGCTGGAAAGCACCATCATCCAGGACTACTGGAAGAACAACCGGGTGCTGCGGCGGTACTACGTCGCCGACCGGTCGGACGACGAGGAGCAGGAGGTCGACTGGCTGGTCGGCGCCTGCCTGGTCGCCCGGCGGGAGGCAGTGGAGATGGCGGGACTGCTCGACGAGCGCTTCTTCATGTACTCGGAAGAGGTCGAGTGGTGCCGGCGCATCCGTGAGGCGGGGTGGAAGATCATGTACGTCCCCTCGGCAGCGGTGACGCACTACGAGGGGGCCAGCAGCAGCCAGGACATCCCGGCGCGGCAGGTGGACTTCGACACCTCGAAGGTCCTGCTGTTCGAGCGGCTGTACGGCCGCGGCGTCGCCCGATTCCTCCGCGCCTTCCTGCTCGCCAGTTACCTCGTGCGGGTCGTCATCGAAGGGGCGAAGGGGCTGGCGGGCCACAAGCCGGAACTGCGGCGCGCACGGGTCGCGCTCTACCTGCGCGCGTTCCGCAGCCGCCTACGTCCCGGGAGGCGCCTGTCGTGAGCCAGCGCGGCCGCGTCCTCTTCGTCACCGGCGAGTACCCGCCGATGCGCGGCGGCGTCGGGGACTACACGGCGCGGCTGATTCAGGCGCTGGAAGACACCGGCTGGCAGGCGTCAATCCTGACAGCGGCGGCCGCCCGAGACAACGACGACCCGCGCGTCCTCCCCTGGGTCACTCGCTGGGACTGGACGGCCCGGAGGGTCGTGCGCCGCGCCGTCGAGGCGACGGGCGCGGACCTGGTGCACATCCAGTACCAGACCGGCGCCTTCGCCATGCACCCGGTGATCAACCTGCTCCCCATGCTCCTGCGGCGCGTCGGTCCTCGCGTCCCGGTCGCGGTGACCTTTCACGACCTACGCGTCCCGTACCTCTTCCCGAAAGCGGGGCGTGTCCGGCAGTGGGCGAACCGCCTGCTGGCGACCAGCGCCGACGCCGTGATCGCGACCAACGCGCTCGACCGGAATCTCCTGTACTGCTGGCCGCGGGTCGCCGAGCGGACCGTGCTCATCCCGATCGGGAGCAACCTGCCCGACCCGGGGCACGTCGATGCGGGCGCGGTCCGGGCGCGGCTCGGCATCGCGGAGGGTGAGTGTGCCGTCGGCTTCTTCGGGTTCCTCACGCGCGACAAAGGGGTGGACCTCCTGCTCGACGCCCTCGAGCGGCAGAGTGAGCACCGCGTCCGCCTGGTGATCGTTGGCGGCGGACTGGGAGACACCGACGCCGCCAACGCGGACTACCACCGGACGCTGCGCGAGCGCCTCGCCCGGAGCAGTGTGCCGTCCACGGTGACCGGCCACCTGGAGCCGCGGGCGGCGGCAGAGGCGCTGGCCGCGCTCGACCTCGTCGTGCTCCCGTTCTGCCAGGGCGCCAGCCTGCGCAACGGCACGCTCATCGCCGCGGTCCGCGCGGGCGCGCCGGTAGTGACGACGGTTCCGGCCCCTGGTGACGCGCTCGACCCGCTGGTAGGCGGAGAGAGCGTCTGGCTGGTCCCACCCGGAGACGTGGGCGCCCTGACACACGCAGTCGCGTCGCTGCTCCGCGATGCGTCAATGCGGGCACGGATGCGTCAGGAGGCGCGGGCGGCCGCCGCCGCGTTCGACTGGTCCCGGATCGCGGCACGGCACGCCTCGGTGTACGAAAGCGTGCTGGGGAAGCGCGCCGGTACCGGGTGACGGTACCGGCGTCACATCCCGATCCTCAATCGCCATCGGATAGCTCCGGCTCGGAACCGGTCGACGGGAGCGTCAAGCGGAGGAAGCGGTAGCCGAGCGCACCGATGACGACCGATCCGATCAGGATCCCGATCCGCGCGTCGTCCGCCGAGATGTCGGGGCCGAATGCCAGCTCCGAGATGAAGAGCGACATCGTGAAGCCGATCCCGCCCAACGCGGCGACGCTCATGACATCCCTCCAGGAGATGTCCGCCGGCAGAAGGGCGACGCCGGTCCGCACGGCGAGCCAGGCGAAGAGGCTGATCCCGAGGGGCTTGCCTACCACCAGGCCCGCGATCACTCCCCAGGTGACGGAGCTGCGGATGGCGTCTCCCAGTCCGTCCACCAGCGGAATCCCGGCGTTGGCGAACGCGAAGAGCGGCAGCACGGCGTAGACCACCCAGGGGTTGAGTCGGTGCTGCAGGTGGGTTAGCGGAGTCTCGACGTCCTCTGAGAGTTCTTCGAGCGCCTGCGTTGCACGCTGCTGGCGTTCGTTGCTCAGGATGCGCATGGTGCTGTCACAGGCGGTCTCGAACTCGTCGAGGAGTTCGCGCGCCCGCGTCACGAATGCCTTCGGGTTGATCCAGGAGCGGGACGGTACGGTCATGGCGACCAGCACGCCCGCGATGGTGCCATGGATCCCGGATTGGAAGACCGCCAGCCACACACCCAGGCCGAGGAACGCATAGACCGGCCAACGGTGGAATCCGGCGAGATTCGCGACGAGGAGCGCACCGAGCAGAACGGCTGCGAGCCCGAGCGCGGACCAGGCGATCTGATCGGTGTAGAAGACCGCGATCACCAGCACCGCGATGATGTCATCCACGATGGCGAACGCGGTGACGA is a genomic window of Sphaerobacter thermophilus DSM 20745 containing:
- a CDS encoding glycosyltransferase, which gives rise to MPEGNGPLPLAVVVLTRDEERHLPDCLASVQGLVTAGALLFVLDSESTDQTVAIARRFGARVAVRPFDGYASQRQAALRMVDRPWVLFLDADERLSPALTAEVIDAVRTGSPDVAGYWLPRRNWIRGREMRGGGWWPDYQLRLLRRDRAHYRVGREVHEIVDLDGPAGWLSEPLLHLNYDSLREFRAKQAHYARMRAESLRAAGQFPRRRTYIGQPAREFFRRVVRLRGYRDGPLGLVLAAILAWYELRTWIWVGPPPPPEASSVEPIALPLPEIDLSVVIVSYNVRDLLLDCLTSLEAAFAAGGMTTEIIVVDNASCDGTAEAVRRRFPSVRVVEAGANRGFAAGCNMGIRLARGRAIALLNPDTTVVGDALGTLARYLEEHPDVGVAGPRVYRPDGTTQPTRRRFPTLATGLLESTIIQDYWKNNRVLRRYYVADRSDDEEQEVDWLVGACLVARREAVEMAGLLDERFFMYSEEVEWCRRIREAGWKIMYVPSAAVTHYEGASSSQDIPARQVDFDTSKVLLFERLYGRGVARFLRAFLLASYLVRVVIEGAKGLAGHKPELRRARVALYLRAFRSRLRPGRRLS
- a CDS encoding glycosyltransferase family 2 protein, translated to MSETGGDIDITTIVVSWNTRDLLARCLASVERELEATGLRGEIVVVDNASTDGTAKMVRERFPAASLVALEENRGFAAANNLALARARGAAVLLLNPDAELLPGALDALWRALHAAPHVGMAGALLLNPDGTVQSAGYRFPGLTQVLLDFFPIHPRLVGSRLNGRISPGDGLSPVAIDHPLGACMLVRREVVDTVGGMDEGYFLYSEEIDWCRRIARAGWTIVTAPAARVIHHGGQSTSQVPDAMFLQLHRSRARYFRRYHSPRFVRAVALAARAAAVVETLRGGPRASALREVAGIYAVAEAADA
- the nhaA gene encoding Na+/H+ antiporter NhaA — translated: MDRATTQDALYQQPITLEIRIQARQGREREFEQYLRSVNQAAANFPGFLGARVLRPPRGSREYRVVMRFDRKVNLQQWLESDEKKEWHARGEGLAENSPRIENITGTAQEQPLALALAPVSEFVRTSISGIGLLLIGALLALMLANSPWAEAYEHFWETEFTIGTASFGITESLRHWINDALMALFFFTVGLEIKREVLVGELRRPRQAALPIAAAIGGALTPALIYLVLNAGDGTMSGWGIPIGTDTAFSLGILSLLAARVPPLLIVFVTAFAIVDDIIAVLVIAVFYTDQIAWSALGLAAVLLGALLVANLAGFHRWPVYAFLGLGVWLAVFQSGIHGTIAGVLVAMTVPSRSWINPKAFVTRARELLDEFETACDSTMRILSNERQQRATQALEELSEDVETPLTHLQHRLNPWVVYAVLPLFAFANAGIPLVDGLGDAIRSSVTWGVIAGLVVGKPLGISLFAWLAVRTGVALLPADISWRDVMSVAALGGIGFTMSLFISELAFGPDISADDARIGILIGSVVIGALGYRFLRLTLPSTGSEPELSDGD
- a CDS encoding glycosyltransferase — encoded protein: MSQRGRVLFVTGEYPPMRGGVGDYTARLIQALEDTGWQASILTAAAARDNDDPRVLPWVTRWDWTARRVVRRAVEATGADLVHIQYQTGAFAMHPVINLLPMLLRRVGPRVPVAVTFHDLRVPYLFPKAGRVRQWANRLLATSADAVIATNALDRNLLYCWPRVAERTVLIPIGSNLPDPGHVDAGAVRARLGIAEGECAVGFFGFLTRDKGVDLLLDALERQSEHRVRLVIVGGGLGDTDAANADYHRTLRERLARSSVPSTVTGHLEPRAAAEALAALDLVVLPFCQGASLRNGTLIAAVRAGAPVVTTVPAPGDALDPLVGGESVWLVPPGDVGALTHAVASLLRDASMRARMRQEARAAAAAFDWSRIAARHASVYESVLGKRAGTG
- the holB gene encoding DNA polymerase III subunit delta'; amino-acid sequence: MEIAATPWPIVGHTVAVEMLARAARTGQVAHAYLFSGPEGIGRFTLARIFAQALLCEAPADERPCGRCSACQRVERGVHPDVSVISRETQAATEERGDGKHTRISIETVRNLRASISLRPMEGRWRVAIIAESDLLSRDAFDALLKTLEEPPPFVVLILIATEAEALPETIRSRCQPVPLEPLSRSAVAAELTRRGIPPEDAATIASLSRGRIGHALALAADPEALNARRQAVDAGLEMIESPLAAIAGARRLADTYRRGQRDVVERQIDLLLGLWRDLLLLAGGCDDAIVNADRRDRLARLARQWTLAEIHRGVVATLQALGDLAINAQPRLVLDHMVTQWPQPR
- a CDS encoding NERD domain-containing protein codes for the protein MRLVVHRGFMRQRRRTARLMVLTGLLGLFASFPLTLQTQLIVLAYAVLIVGFILFNTGMQQLAKWGRSPRPDEILDQHLRRLNDRYTLIHYPQIPGFAPEHVLVYPGGLVVLTTRLVFGGVRVENNRWRRLGRRWLALFNLAGPPLGNPTLENQRQQEALKQFLESRQLPGADLIDGMIVFVHPQVQLEVISSDLTVVRGDELLAAVRDLGTEALLHNKQREEIIAALSEGEEVEGPISIPSRDPNARRAEV